Proteins co-encoded in one Capsicum annuum cultivar UCD-10X-F1 chromosome 9, UCD10Xv1.1, whole genome shotgun sequence genomic window:
- the LOC107842666 gene encoding uncharacterized protein LOC107842666 isoform X3, producing MAVTEKPVKIKTLPKLQLHQEVEVRSIENGFLGSWHLATVIASYDLVRQVQYHHLLSDDGSINLIESVKVSPMVDGVIPAENISVTYRGNIRPSPPPLQFGRWLLSYGQCVDLFYQDAWWEGVIFDHEDGAEERRIFFPDMGDEMKAQVDNLRITHDWDEVSEEWKPRGSWMFLEIIEEIEHVHPLLVSLKQIWYEVREKNGYENLKEWTSTSRDIWRNLIKEVVHENTKLTVKQILHQLNTSPDFVEGGQLVEFSEPTLQAILKVETYFDNLAIVPFVEAICSSVSGEMLCMNRDVSCLQPVEKQLVSEDFAPISEDVPLKDSVVFSSVLPSLEEQPAVSPNALSVLHPPKNEISGTLSITKSNGLNFDSSNKILSRKRKRLESRTIGHVAKFCSGWKIEQAEDCSIPRTRYIAPDGKIVHSLRQVWKMLEKSETWGEGKKTSYEGLAKTQICSEVSDDLNLSTCLAKTETCSEVSELAYTSQEPIIDPEICPQAVIDYCSLRSPDNPSYNKLNSGEKKYITIKAKKHLAAIGWLFYYHWKRDKRELRYFSPHGKTFFSLIRACRWCMQQWEAEGQLRESFSPSTVLEFQGNLAPQRTSCKKISRTTVSVMPLSKEPAQLNKVTICEISKTKKKSNHGDKKEIYEGGWNMLKKGNGSRSSRTVTDGIESQSSARLLRSSKRARQATPSFSLHHTPRTVLSWLIDNNVVLPRAKVQYRGKKDCRPMAEGRITRAGIKCKCCQKVYGISNFEVHAGSSYHRPSASIFLEDGRSLVDCQLQMKEKSCVRNMRKRPRSLKKGSHLGTNDYVCSVCHYGGELLLCDECPSSFHTGCLGMKEVPDGEWFCPSCCCEMCGQSGFDKNKDRFTDSSLLICCQCEHKYHVRCVRNKGFQKLDYFPVGSWFCSKRCEQISLGIRQLLAKPVMVGIDNLTWTLLKYVEPDDFDSDAANDEFILETYSKLSVALDVMHECFEPVKESYTRRDLMEDVIFNRWSELNRLNFQGFYTVLLERNDEVITVATVRVYGEKVAEVPLVATRFQFRRLGMCRILMNELEKKLMELGVERLVLPAVPTVLNTWTTSFGFSAVKESERLNFLNYTFLDFQGTVMCQKLLQNISPEVSNGLTEAYQAQLHRINSKENVELDGNSALSEVFQAEQIEGSEIVDQGSTDAPGGCETNNTDAPAPLIIVANQQAPLGCLSCQDETSLQYRAEVTDSKVLEKTGIGQFKCYKRRRRYQPVEAKLVLEGVTI from the exons ATGGCCGTCACTGAAAAACCCGTCAAGATTAAAACTCTTCCCAAACTCCAACTTCATCAAGAGGTCGAG GTGAGGAGTATTGAAAATGGATTCCTGGGTTCATGGCACTTGGCTACTGTAATTGCTTCTTATGATTTGGTTCGTCAAGTTCAATACCATCACCTTCTGTCTGATGACGGTTCTATCAACTTGATTGAATCCGTCAAGGTTTCTCCCATGGTTGATGGAGTTATTCCTGCTGAAAATATATCAGTTACCTATCGTGGCAACATTAGGCCTTCACCACCTCCACTTCAATTTGGGAGATGGCTTCTATCTTATGGGCAATGTGTTGATTTGTTTTATCAAGATGCTTGGTGGGAAGGTGTAATATTTGACCATGAAGATGGTGCCGAGGAGCGGAGAATTTTCTTTCCAGATATGGGTGATGAAATGAAGGCTCAAGTCGATAATCTACGTATAACTCATGATTGGGATGAGGTTTCAGAAGAATGGAAGCCTCGTGGTAGCTGGATGTTCCTTGAAATAATTGAGGAGATTGAGCATGTGCACCCCCTTTTGGTCTCACTGAAACAAATTTGGTATGAAGTGCGGGAGAAGAATGGCTACGAAAATCTCAAGGAGTGGACATCTACTTCGAGGGATATCTGGAGGAACTTGATAAAGGAAGTTGTGCATGAAAATACCAAGTTAACCGTCAAGCAAATTCTTCATCAGTTGAACACTTCACCAGACTTTGTAGAGGGAGGCCAATTGGTAGAATTTTCAGAACCCACTCTTCAGGCTATACTCAAGGTTGAAACATACTTTGATAACTTAGCCATTGTACCTTTTGTTGAAGCCATTTGCAGTTCAGTTAGTGGGGAGATGCTGTGTATGAACCGGGATGTATCATGTCTTCAGCCTGTAGAAAAACAACTTGTTTCAGAGGATTTTGCACCAATCTCAGAGGATGTTCCATTGAAGGACAGTGTTGTGTTTAGCTCAGTTCTGCCAAGCCTAGAAGAACAACCAGCTGTATCACCtaatgctttgtcagttttaCATCCCCCTAAAAATGAAATCTCTGGGACTTTGTCAATTACTAAGAGTAACGGACTGAATTTTGACTCTTCCAATAAGATACTTTCTAGAAAGAGGAAGCGACTTGAATCGAGGACCATCGGCCATGTAGCTAAGTTTTGTTCTG gatgGAAAATTGAGCAAGCAGAGGATTGCAGCATCCCTAGGACACGGTACATTGCTCCTGATGGGAAGATAGTACACTCACTTCGTCAAGTTTGGAAGATGTTGGAAAAGTCAGAAACTTGGGGTGAAGGGAAAAAAACATCATATGAGGGCCTGGCAAAAACACAGATATGTAGTGAGGTATCTGATGACCTCAATCTGTCTACTTGCCTGGCAAAAACAGAGACATGTAGTGAGGTATCTGAGCTGGCATATACTTCTCAAGAACCAATCATTGATCCTGAAATCTGCCCTCAAGCTGTAATTGACTATTGTTCACTGCGATCACCAGACAATCCTTCTTATAACAAGTTGAATAGTGGGGAAAAGAAGTATATAACCATAAAAGCTAAAAAGCACCTAGCTGCAATAGGATGGCTATTTTATTATCATTGGAAAAGGGACAAGAGAGAACTCCGGTACTTTTCTCCTCATGGGAAAACATTCTTCTCTCTTATAAGGGCATGTAGATGGTGTATGCAACAGTGGGAAGCTGAGGGCCAGTTGCGTGAATCATTTTCCCCGTCAACTGTTCTGGAGTTTCAGGGGAATTTGGCACCTCAGAGGACCTCGTGTAAGAAGATATCAAGAACGACAGTTTCTGTCATGCCACTTTCGAAAGAACCTGcgcagcttaataaagtcacaatTTGTGAAATCagcaaaacaaaaaagaagagtaATCACGGTGACAAAAAAGAGATTTATGAAGGTGGATGGAACATGCTGAAAAAAGGAAATGGATCCAGATCTTCACGAACAGTAACAGATGGTATAGAATCTCAGTCTTCAGCTCGTCTGTTGCGCTCAAGTAAAAGAGCTCGGCAGGCAACACCTTCTTTTTCCTTGCATCATACACCTCGAACAGTTTTATCTTGGCTGATTGACAATAATGTGGTTCTTCCCCGTGCCAAAGTGCAGTATCGTGGGAAAAAAGATTGCCGTCCGATGGCAGAAGGGCGGATCACTCGTGCAGGGATCAAATGCAAGTGCTGCCAAAAAGTTTATGGAATTAGCAACTTTGAGGTGCATGCTGGAAGCAGCTATCACAGACCTTCAGCAAGTATATTTTTGGAAGATGGAAGATCTCTTGTTGATTGTCAACTGCAGATGAAAGAAAAGAGTTGTGTAAGAAACATGAGGAAGAGACCACGCTCGTTGAAGAAGGGCAGCCACTTGGGCACAAATGATTACGTGTGTTCTGTATGCCATTACGGTGGTGAATTACTTCTGTGCGATGAATGCCCATCTTCATTTCATACTGGTTGCCTTGGAATGAAG GAGGTCCCAGATGGAGAGTGGTTTTGCCCATCATGCTGTTGTGAAATGTGTGGCCAGAGCGGATTCGATAAAAACAAAGACCGCTTTACAGACAGCAGTCTACTTATATGCTGTCAGTGTGAGCACAAGT ATCATGTTCGCTGTGTGAGAAATAAGGGTTTTCAAAAGCTGGATTATTTTCCTGTTGGAAGTTGGTTTTGCAGTAAGAGATGTGAGCAG ATAAGTTTGGGTATCCGCCAACTTTTGGCAAAGCCAGTTATGGTGGGAATTGATAACCTCACCTGGACTTTATTGAAATACGTAGAACCTGATGATTTTGATTCTGATGCTGCTAATGATGAGTTCATACTGGAGACTTATAGTAAACTTAGTGTTGCTCTGGATGTGATGCATGAATGCTTTGAGCCTGTCAAAGAATCTTACACAAGGAGAGATCTTATGGAAGATGTAATCTTTAATAGATG GTCAGAGCTGAATCGCTTAAATTTTCAGGGTTTCTATACTGTGCTTCTGGAAAGAAATGATGAAGTGATTACAGTAGCGACTGTAAG GGTTTATGGAGAAAAGGTCGCCGAGGTTCCTCTTGTGGCAACACGATTTCAGTTCCGCCGACTTGGAATGTGTCGCATCTTAATGAATGAGCTTGAAAAG AAACTCATGGAATTAGGAGTTGAGAGGCTAGTTTTGCCTGCTGTCCCCACCGTGCTAAACACATGGACCACTTCATTTGGTTTCTCAGCAGTGAAAGAATCTGAGAGACTAAACTTCTTGAATTACACTTTCCTTGATTTCCAGGGTACAGTAATGTGTCAGAAACTCCTCCAGAATATCTCTCCAGAGGTATCAAATGGATTAACAG AAGCTTATCAAGCTCAGCTTCACCGCATAAACAGCAAGGAGAATGTTGAGTTGGATGGGAACAGTGCGCTCTCTGAGGTCTTCCAGGCTGAGCAAATTGAGGGGAGTGAAATTGTGGACCAAGGTTCTACAGA TGCACCTGGAGGATGTGAAACCAATAATACGGATGCTCCAGCTCCTCTCATTATTGTG GCAAACCAACAAGCTCCTCTTGGCTGCCTGTCTTGCCAGGATGAGACTAGTCTGCAATACCGagctgaagttactgatagtaaggTTTTAGAAAAAACCGGCATTGGCCAATTCAAATGTTACAAGCGGAGAAGAAGATATCAGCCTGTGGAAGCTAAGCTGGTTTTGGAAGGAGTAACTATCTAG